In a genomic window of Glaciimonas sp. PCH181:
- a CDS encoding phage baseplate assembly protein V, which produces MRAMLNVMRQQATQVMGEYANTRLGTVQSYDAGNYSVRVAIQPEGNLTGWIPLLSPWVGNGWGMFCPPSIGDMVEVQFQESDHDAAMCCMRLYNDQNRPLSVPSGEFWMVHKTGSALKFHNDGSIEVIANTTASYTATQHNFHGPVTMDQTLQVLQQITGQGGAAISGGAGASMTITGNTNFVGSVTANGHAIDDTHLHSNGNGGANTGTPL; this is translated from the coding sequence ATGAGGGCGATGCTAAATGTGATGCGGCAACAAGCCACACAAGTGATGGGCGAGTATGCTAATACGCGGCTTGGTACGGTGCAAAGTTACGATGCAGGTAATTATTCGGTACGGGTTGCGATCCAGCCAGAGGGAAATTTAACCGGGTGGATCCCGCTTTTGTCGCCTTGGGTTGGAAATGGGTGGGGAATGTTCTGCCCGCCGAGTATTGGCGATATGGTCGAGGTGCAGTTTCAGGAGTCGGATCACGATGCTGCAATGTGTTGCATGCGCTTGTACAACGATCAAAACCGTCCGCTTTCGGTGCCGTCTGGCGAGTTTTGGATGGTACACAAAACCGGCTCTGCATTGAAATTCCACAATGATGGTTCAATTGAAGTTATTGCGAATACAACTGCCAGCTATACTGCCACTCAACATAATTTTCACGGGCCAGTCACGATGGATCAAACACTGCAGGTACTGCAGCAAATCACCGGGCAGGGCGGCGCAGCAATCAGCGGAGGTGCGGGCGCATCTATGACTATTACCGGGAACACAAATTTCGTCGGTTCTGTTACTGCCAACGGCCATGCAATCGATGATACGCACTTGCATAGTAATGGCAATGGCGGCGCGAATACTGGCACGCCGCTATGA
- a CDS encoding BRO family protein produces the protein MKGFAMHDLKFNDHSFELVECNGKTWLTAADIATALGYSRSDQVSRIFLRHEREFSQSMTMLFRNTTLGFGVQPSDVRLFSLRGAHLIGMFSRTTKGVEFRKWVLDRLDEVDRQSIPNRSLMVAWFEAKAAVDSQDRFASMCGKGLSEHKTRKPPLTERLDQIGKKLQPALNFN, from the coding sequence ATGAAAGGCTTTGCCATGCACGATCTTAAATTTAATGACCACAGTTTTGAGCTTGTTGAGTGCAATGGGAAAACGTGGCTTACCGCTGCGGACATCGCAACGGCACTCGGATACAGTCGGTCAGATCAGGTATCCCGTATTTTCCTTCGTCATGAGCGTGAGTTTTCGCAGTCAATGACTATGCTTTTTCGGAACACCACTTTGGGTTTCGGGGTGCAGCCATCAGATGTTCGTCTATTTAGTCTGCGTGGAGCGCATCTTATTGGCATGTTTTCCCGGACAACAAAAGGCGTCGAGTTCCGCAAATGGGTGCTTGATAGGTTGGATGAAGTAGACCGCCAATCAATCCCAAATAGATCGCTGATGGTCGCGTGGTTCGAGGCGAAGGCCGCTGTAGATAGTCAAGACCGTTTTGCCAGTATGTGCGGCAAAGGGTTGAGTGAACACAAGACACGCAAGCCGCCGCTGACAGAGCGACTTGATCAGATCGGAAAGAAATTACAACCAGCACTTAATTTCAACTAA
- a CDS encoding phage tail protein, whose product MPVSQQGSINTTALIVPDLYVQIVPPSVTLLNGLPTNILGVVGTATWGPTNAPTVIGSMASYAQQFGQIQARKYDMGTALAAAVLQGANNFRCIRVTDGTDVAASIIAQVTCITFTSKYTGTLGNQAQVIVSAGSQANTFKATVTMPGVVPEAFDNIPGTANALWVNMASAINTGAYNLRGPSQYIVATAGAGITAPLLATYSLAGGTDGATTITGAVLVGVDTLPRKGMYALRNTNTSIAMLADCDDSTTFSLQVAYGYSEGTYMVGVTPAGDTIANAATVKSTAGIDAYIFKYLFGDWIYFNDTVNNQVRLISPQGFIAGRLANLSPEQSSLNKPLYGIVGTQKSYQNLAYSSAELSLLGQAGIDLITNPIPAGNSFGARFGHNSSSNAVTNGDNYTRMTNYIAYTLNGGMGLFVGQLQSATVRRQAASTISAFLEGMSGQNMIGSADGTQPYSVQIDNANNPQNRVALGYLQADVKVRYLSVIEKFIINVEGGQSVVINRQSVALA is encoded by the coding sequence ATGCCAGTTTCCCAGCAAGGGTCGATTAATACGACCGCATTGATCGTGCCAGATCTCTATGTGCAGATTGTGCCGCCGAGCGTGACGCTACTTAACGGCCTGCCGACCAACATCCTTGGCGTCGTTGGAACTGCAACCTGGGGGCCCACCAATGCGCCTACAGTCATTGGCAGTATGGCGAGCTATGCTCAGCAGTTCGGTCAAATTCAAGCCCGGAAATATGATATGGGAACCGCCCTTGCGGCGGCAGTATTGCAGGGCGCAAACAATTTCCGATGCATCCGCGTCACGGATGGAACTGATGTTGCGGCGTCGATTATCGCCCAAGTGACCTGCATCACATTCACTAGCAAATATACGGGTACGCTTGGCAATCAAGCGCAAGTAATTGTTTCTGCCGGATCGCAAGCAAATACCTTTAAGGCTACTGTGACGATGCCTGGCGTTGTGCCAGAGGCATTCGACAATATCCCCGGCACTGCAAATGCCCTATGGGTAAATATGGCCTCTGCAATTAACACTGGGGCATATAACCTGCGAGGCCCATCGCAGTACATCGTTGCCACGGCTGGCGCGGGCATTACAGCGCCATTGCTTGCTACTTATTCTCTGGCGGGTGGCACCGATGGCGCGACCACTATCACTGGCGCCGTGTTGGTTGGCGTTGACACGCTGCCACGCAAAGGTATGTACGCGTTGCGTAATACGAATACATCGATTGCTATGCTGGCAGATTGCGACGATTCCACCACATTTTCTCTGCAAGTGGCATACGGCTATTCCGAAGGCACTTACATGGTTGGTGTTACACCGGCTGGCGATACCATCGCCAATGCGGCAACCGTAAAATCCACTGCCGGCATTGATGCCTACATTTTCAAATATTTGTTTGGCGATTGGATATATTTCAACGATACGGTGAACAACCAAGTCCGCTTGATTTCTCCACAAGGCTTTATTGCTGGCCGCTTGGCGAATTTATCGCCAGAGCAGTCAAGCCTGAATAAGCCGCTATACGGCATCGTCGGCACGCAAAAATCATATCAAAACTTAGCCTATTCATCGGCTGAATTGTCCTTGCTTGGTCAGGCTGGCATTGACCTTATTACCAACCCTATTCCAGCTGGCAATAGCTTCGGCGCACGTTTCGGCCACAACAGTTCGAGCAACGCGGTTACCAATGGCGACAATTACACGCGAATGACGAATTACATCGCTTATACGCTGAATGGTGGAATGGGCTTGTTTGTCGGTCAATTGCAAAGCGCTACGGTCCGGCGTCAAGCTGCGTCAACAATCTCAGCGTTCCTTGAGGGCATGAGTGGCCAAAATATGATCGGTAGTGCAGATGGCACACAGCCATACAGCGTGCAAATTGACAATGCCAACAATCCCCAAAATCGGGTTGCGCTTGGTTACCTGCAGGCCGATGTCAAGGTGCGTTACCTGTCAGTAATCGAGAAATTCATCATCAACGTTGAGGGCGGACAGTCCGTTGTCATTAATCGCCAGTCGGTAGCACTCGCCTAA
- a CDS encoding DUF4043 domain-containing protein, with protein MGIQAFPASLVPIIQTNMLEREFQDALQSVTAFRSIADREEFSIGIGETITKTRRGLKAPVTTPLTPSTNTNLDNGLTPAGWTVEQYSLALNMYADTIDLNMVTSRVGLASQFLQNANVNGVQAGQSLDRIARNTLFNAHLGGNTRVRTTLGAPGTALTVDDIRGFQNVFVNGVLVPVSAGAPMTVTVGSNSYTLQTAVADGSNVSTAPNGVSGVLNFSGNVTVADGTALNAVVSAVAPSILRAGGRSTTAGLVGTDLLTMGLCLDAVAQLRNNNVPTIDGLYNCYLDNKSARQLFTDPDFKLLFQGANASEAFRTGRVVELLDLRFIPTTEAYQQTLGAVNVKRPIVCGKGALIEGDFAATGYSDVATENALMQMVDGIAMVTREPLDRLAQIIAQSWYWIGGFCVPTDLTANTTIIPTANNSYYKRAIVLETA; from the coding sequence ATGGGTATTCAAGCATTTCCGGCATCACTGGTGCCTATCATCCAAACCAACATGCTGGAACGCGAGTTTCAGGATGCTTTGCAGTCCGTTACAGCCTTCCGCTCTATCGCTGATCGCGAAGAATTTAGTATCGGCATTGGTGAAACGATCACCAAGACCCGTCGCGGCCTGAAGGCACCAGTCACCACGCCACTTACGCCATCGACAAACACCAATCTGGACAATGGGCTTACCCCTGCTGGCTGGACAGTCGAACAATATTCGCTGGCGCTCAATATGTACGCCGACACCATCGATCTGAATATGGTGACGTCACGGGTTGGTTTGGCCTCGCAGTTCTTACAAAACGCTAACGTCAACGGCGTTCAGGCTGGTCAGTCGCTGGACCGTATCGCCCGCAATACCCTGTTCAATGCGCATTTGGGTGGAAATACCCGTGTGCGCACAACATTAGGCGCGCCAGGCACTGCGTTGACCGTAGACGATATTCGCGGATTCCAAAACGTGTTCGTCAATGGCGTGTTGGTTCCAGTGTCCGCAGGCGCGCCGATGACCGTAACGGTCGGTTCGAATTCCTACACACTGCAAACCGCTGTTGCAGACGGCAGCAATGTCTCAACGGCACCAAACGGTGTTTCGGGCGTTCTGAATTTCTCGGGCAACGTCACAGTGGCTGATGGAACCGCGCTTAACGCTGTCGTATCGGCTGTTGCACCTTCCATTCTGCGCGCAGGCGGTCGTAGCACTACCGCCGGTTTGGTTGGTACTGATCTTCTGACCATGGGCTTGTGCTTGGATGCGGTTGCGCAATTGCGTAACAACAACGTGCCAACCATTGACGGCCTATACAACTGCTATCTGGATAACAAGTCAGCGCGGCAGTTGTTCACTGATCCCGACTTCAAGCTGCTGTTCCAAGGAGCGAATGCATCCGAAGCATTCCGTACTGGTCGCGTAGTTGAATTGCTGGATCTGCGATTCATTCCGACCACTGAGGCATATCAACAAACGCTCGGCGCGGTCAACGTTAAGCGCCCAATTGTTTGCGGCAAGGGTGCGTTGATCGAGGGCGATTTCGCCGCAACTGGTTATTCGGATGTGGCCACTGAGAATGCGTTGATGCAGATGGTCGACGGTATCGCAATGGTCACCCGCGAACCACTGGATCGTTTGGCGCAAATTATCGCCCAGTCGTGGTACTGGATCGGCGGCTTTTGCGTGCCGACCGACCTTACTGCGAACACAACGATCATTCCTACGGCTAACAACAGCTACTACAAGCGCGCAATCGTACTCGAAACCGCGTAA
- a CDS encoding phage portal protein, whose product MPFKTLQSAYPKDDDLPLRAFRLSALRRVIDGTLYDELPHPFHTEKSDAGEYVPLRDRRPSVRYALCRLVVDDSVSMLFSEGHFPGVDCEDEATKDALVQVIKESALNEVMIDAATRGSVGSVAVMFRVIEGRVFFEVMETEYLTPTWNPKAPDKLLMVTERYKVKGKTLAAAGYPINGDDLQTDYWFQRIWDASAETWFVPQKITEAKAPSVDTGRTVTHPLGFVPVVWVRNLPGGDKIDGACTYPPEAIDANIEIDYLLSQGGRGLKYSADPTLLIKEPATGSDGSMIRGAGNAITVGPDGDAKMLEINGTATQALMDYVRMVRELALESAHGNRANADKISAAQSGRAQEMLNQSLIWLADKLRISYGEGALLSLLTMVVTASEKISLTFKDGSKAGKLAKDKTLALRWPAWYAATASDRQSEATTLNTLKNAGVISQETAVKTIAPEYDIEDPAAEIVRIGQDRTTELELLAATTAATSQVKVQE is encoded by the coding sequence GTGCCATTTAAAACGCTTCAATCTGCCTACCCGAAAGACGATGACTTGCCGCTACGTGCATTCCGTCTATCGGCATTGCGGCGCGTGATTGACGGCACGCTGTATGACGAGTTACCGCACCCATTCCACACTGAAAAGTCGGACGCCGGGGAATACGTGCCGCTGCGTGACCGCCGTCCATCGGTTCGGTATGCGTTGTGCCGCCTTGTAGTCGATGACTCAGTATCGATGCTGTTCTCGGAAGGGCATTTCCCCGGCGTTGATTGTGAGGATGAGGCGACTAAGGATGCGCTGGTACAGGTCATCAAAGAATCAGCTTTGAATGAAGTGATGATTGATGCGGCAACGCGTGGCAGTGTTGGCAGCGTGGCGGTCATGTTCCGTGTGATTGAGGGGCGCGTTTTCTTTGAAGTAATGGAAACCGAGTACCTGACGCCAACATGGAACCCGAAGGCACCAGACAAGCTGCTGATGGTCACGGAGCGCTACAAGGTCAAAGGTAAGACGTTGGCCGCCGCTGGCTATCCAATCAATGGCGATGACCTGCAAACTGATTATTGGTTTCAGCGCATATGGGATGCAAGCGCGGAAACGTGGTTTGTCCCTCAGAAAATTACGGAAGCGAAAGCGCCGTCAGTCGATACAGGCAGAACTGTTACTCACCCGCTCGGATTCGTGCCGGTGGTCTGGGTGCGTAATCTGCCCGGCGGCGACAAGATCGATGGTGCATGTACGTATCCGCCCGAGGCCATTGATGCCAATATCGAAATCGATTACCTGCTTTCGCAGGGTGGGCGCGGGTTGAAGTACTCGGCTGATCCTACGCTGCTTATCAAGGAGCCTGCTACTGGTAGTGATGGCTCAATGATTCGCGGTGCTGGCAATGCGATTACCGTCGGCCCAGATGGCGATGCCAAGATGCTCGAAATCAACGGCACTGCTACGCAAGCGCTAATGGACTATGTGCGCATGGTCCGCGAGCTTGCGCTGGAGTCTGCGCACGGCAACCGCGCCAATGCGGACAAGATCAGTGCGGCGCAGTCGGGCAGAGCGCAGGAGATGTTGAATCAGTCGCTTATTTGGCTGGCCGACAAGTTGCGCATTAGCTACGGCGAAGGTGCGCTGTTATCGCTGCTGACCATGGTCGTGACCGCATCGGAAAAGATCTCGCTGACGTTTAAGGACGGAAGTAAAGCCGGGAAGCTAGCGAAAGACAAGACTCTCGCGTTACGTTGGCCTGCGTGGTATGCAGCGACCGCATCTGATCGTCAAAGCGAAGCAACTACGCTGAACACCCTGAAGAATGCCGGTGTTATCAGTCAGGAAACAGCAGTTAAGACAATTGCACCTGAATACGACATTGAAGATCCCGCCGCAGAGATCGTGCGCATCGGGCAGGACCGCACCACAGAACTCGAATTGCTAGCCGCGACTACCGCAGCCACCAGCCAAGTAAAGGTACAGGAATAA
- a CDS encoding terminase, whose product MNQSSDAIQLTRKQANIYAWGWQPKARFRDAVCGRRFGKTFLGAKEMRRAAKLAARWNVSPDDEIWYAAPTFKQAKRVFWRRLKRSIPRSWMDGRPNESECYILLKTGHIIRIVGLDSYDNLRGSGLFFALVDEWADCPYEAWDEVLRPMLSTCKYTIDGVQYVGGHALRIGTPKGFNHCYTTYCDGQPGGEPDHKSWLYTTLDGGNVPQTEIDAAMRKLDPRTFRQEYQGSFENYSGRVHYGFDRRTSVKACPYDAKLPIHIGMDFNINPMSATIFQERLDGEIWQVGEITIMTSNTDEMADEIALRYGKVGFDPTKPNLDHITVYPDPAGAQRRTSAQGKTDISILRGHGFKVIAMESHPLVRDRINLVNAKIQDATGKRTLFVDPSCTESIKCYEQLCYKQDKNKKSTNQPDKEMGMDHLPDATGYYIYTKFAYLPAKRVQTTHMSR is encoded by the coding sequence ATGAACCAATCCTCTGATGCGATCCAGCTTACCCGGAAGCAGGCCAATATTTACGCATGGGGCTGGCAGCCGAAAGCCCGGTTTCGTGATGCTGTATGCGGACGCCGGTTCGGCAAGACATTTTTAGGCGCGAAGGAAATGCGCCGGGCTGCCAAGTTGGCGGCTCGCTGGAATGTTTCGCCTGATGACGAGATTTGGTATGCAGCACCCACATTTAAACAAGCCAAGCGCGTTTTCTGGCGCAGATTAAAGCGCTCCATCCCGCGATCATGGATGGATGGTAGGCCGAACGAATCAGAATGCTACATCCTGCTAAAAACAGGGCACATCATCCGTATTGTCGGGCTGGACAGTTACGACAATCTGCGCGGATCTGGGCTGTTCTTTGCGTTGGTCGATGAATGGGCTGATTGTCCATACGAGGCATGGGACGAAGTTTTGCGCCCGATGCTCTCGACCTGCAAATACACGATTGACGGCGTTCAGTATGTTGGCGGCCATGCCTTGCGCATTGGTACGCCAAAGGGTTTTAACCACTGCTACACCACGTATTGCGATGGTCAACCAGGTGGTGAGCCGGACCACAAGAGTTGGCTATACACGACTCTTGATGGTGGCAATGTACCGCAGACGGAGATTGACGCAGCGATGCGTAAGCTGGATCCGCGCACGTTTCGGCAAGAGTATCAAGGCAGCTTCGAGAACTATTCAGGCCGCGTGCATTACGGCTTTGACCGACGCACCAGCGTCAAGGCGTGCCCATACGATGCGAAGCTCCCGATACACATCGGAATGGACTTCAACATCAATCCGATGAGCGCCACGATCTTCCAAGAGCGTCTGGACGGTGAAATCTGGCAGGTCGGTGAAATCACGATCATGACCAGCAACACCGATGAGATGGCGGACGAAATCGCATTGCGCTACGGGAAAGTCGGATTTGATCCAACCAAGCCGAATCTTGATCACATCACTGTGTACCCGGATCCGGCTGGCGCGCAACGCAGAACTAGCGCTCAGGGCAAAACCGACATCAGCATCCTGCGCGGCCACGGCTTCAAGGTGATCGCGATGGAGTCCCACCCACTGGTGCGCGACCGAATTAACCTGGTGAATGCAAAGATTCAAGATGCTACCGGCAAGCGCACGCTGTTCGTTGACCCGAGCTGTACCGAGTCGATCAAATGCTACGAGCAGCTTTGCTACAAGCAAGACAAAAACAAGAAAAGCACGAATCAGCCTGATAAAGAGATGGGCATGGATCACTTGCCTGACGCGACTGGCTATTACATTTACACGAAATTTGCATACTTACCCGCAAAACGGGTGCAAACCACACATATGAGTCGATAA
- a CDS encoding HGGxSTG domain-containing protein, translated as MADTCGAKTRSGGECKKAPLKGKSRCRLHGGLSTGNPSAKGNQSAIKHGFYSDALLDDAERDLYARAEIGSIDDEIRLAKVKLFRYVKASDNVSLLEMVDGALEVIRKQGEDMQGVPYDKRELKAAAPNYADLIIRTLDLIRKLEVARVQIRAAKGQGNEDDSLTREDTFISPDEPIPDEPIL; from the coding sequence ATGGCAGATACATGTGGGGCGAAGACTCGCAGTGGCGGGGAGTGTAAAAAAGCCCCGTTAAAAGGAAAGTCGCGCTGCAGGTTGCACGGCGGTTTGAGTACCGGAAATCCTTCGGCAAAGGGCAATCAGAGCGCCATCAAACATGGCTTTTACTCTGATGCTTTGCTGGACGATGCTGAGCGCGATCTTTATGCGCGCGCTGAGATTGGCAGTATTGATGACGAAATCAGGCTGGCGAAGGTTAAGTTATTCCGCTATGTGAAGGCATCTGACAACGTTAGTTTGTTGGAAATGGTTGATGGTGCGCTTGAAGTCATCCGTAAGCAGGGCGAGGACATGCAAGGCGTGCCGTATGACAAGCGCGAATTGAAAGCCGCCGCACCGAACTATGCCGATCTCATTATCCGCACGCTCGATCTGATCCGGAAACTAGAAGTTGCCCGCGTTCAAATTCGCGCAGCCAAAGGTCAAGGCAATGAAGACGACAGTCTAACTAGAGAAGACACATTTATTTCGCCGGACGAGCCGATCCCAGATGAACCAATCCTCTGA
- a CDS encoding YdaU family protein has translation MNFYPHHIGDFNNATRHLTRIERSIYRDMLDMYYDTEIPLPIDFNALCRKLLAKSNEESTAVEQVLNEFFTKTVQGWHHNRCEEEILAFRANITAKSSAGKASAAKRELERLKRIAELNDSSAAVQQPLDSVENSLVTPFNQPEPEPITNNQEPIKANTPQAAIPASPKKSRKSPKIPLPEDFKVSDAVIAWANKNGVQNLDRHFDSFIVKVRANGYVYANWDAALQNAISDDWAKLSNQPRGSPQTYESAKDRSRREASEQLTGRKQNEQRHDIIDIN, from the coding sequence ATGAATTTTTATCCTCATCATATTGGCGATTTCAATAATGCTACGCGGCACTTAACGCGTATCGAGCGCAGCATTTACCGCGATATGCTGGATATGTATTACGACACAGAGATTCCTCTGCCAATAGATTTCAACGCGCTGTGCAGAAAACTGCTTGCTAAATCCAACGAAGAGTCAACGGCTGTTGAACAGGTGTTGAACGAGTTCTTTACGAAAACAGTACAGGGCTGGCATCACAATCGGTGCGAAGAAGAAATTCTTGCGTTCCGCGCAAACATTACTGCGAAATCATCTGCTGGCAAGGCAAGTGCTGCAAAACGCGAGCTAGAAAGGCTAAAACGCATCGCAGAACTCAACGACAGTTCAGCAGCCGTTCAACAGCCGTTGGATTCTGTTGAAAATTCGTTGGTAACTCCGTTCAACCAACCAGAACCAGAACCAATAACCAATAACCAAGAACCAATAAAAGCAAATACGCCGCAAGCGGCTATTCCGGCTTCGCCGAAGAAATCGCGCAAGTCGCCAAAAATTCCTTTGCCTGAGGACTTCAAGGTTTCCGATGCTGTAATCGCTTGGGCCAACAAAAACGGAGTTCAAAACCTTGATCGCCATTTCGATTCGTTCATCGTCAAGGTCAGGGCGAATGGATACGTCTATGCCAACTGGGATGCAGCCTTACAAAACGCGATAAGCGACGACTGGGCCAAGCTGAGTAACCAGCCGCGGGGATCGCCCCAAACCTACGAATCAGCCAAAGACCGCAGCCGCCGTGAGGCATCCGAACAATTGACTGGACGAAAACAAAATGAGCAACGTCACGACATTATCGACATCAACTAA
- a CDS encoding recombination protein NinG: MIRSTFKPKAISGVLRTAKPRSGGSTLVAKPKTRKCAICKTSFVKRTMAHVVCSPPCAVANNRLKAAKADRKITAARKLAIKPRAKWMAEAQAAFNAFIRQRDINQLCISSGRPLPSQAAGGGFDAGHYRSIGSAPHLRFDERNVHGQSKQDNRYLAGNAVDYRIGLIARIGIAAVEELEADNAFRKWSIDDLTAIKAKYKNKLKELVP; this comes from the coding sequence ATGATTCGTTCAACATTTAAGCCAAAAGCCATATCTGGCGTATTGCGCACTGCCAAGCCCAGGTCTGGTGGGTCGACATTGGTAGCAAAACCAAAGACCCGTAAGTGTGCCATCTGCAAAACATCATTTGTTAAACGCACGATGGCGCACGTTGTCTGTTCGCCTCCATGTGCAGTTGCGAATAATCGATTGAAGGCCGCCAAGGCAGATCGCAAGATCACTGCCGCACGCAAACTGGCGATTAAACCGCGCGCTAAATGGATGGCAGAGGCGCAAGCCGCTTTCAATGCATTCATTCGTCAGCGCGACATTAATCAACTGTGCATTTCAAGCGGTCGCCCATTGCCGTCACAAGCAGCTGGTGGCGGATTTGATGCCGGTCATTACAGAAGCATTGGAAGCGCACCACATCTGCGATTTGATGAGCGCAACGTACATGGCCAGTCAAAACAGGATAACCGCTATCTAGCCGGCAATGCCGTCGATTACCGTATCGGGCTAATCGCAAGAATCGGTATTGCTGCAGTCGAGGAGTTAGAGGCCGACAACGCATTTCGTAAATGGTCTATCGATGATCTGACTGCGATCAAGGCTAAATACAAGAACAAGTTGAAGGAATTGGTCCCATGA
- a CDS encoding DNA cytosine methyltransferase, which produces MTAYYNEIDPYAAKWLRNLIAAGHIAPGDVDERSIEDVRPDDLRGYIQCHFFAGIGVWSHALRRAGWADSRPVWTGSCPCQPFSAAGKGIGFADERHLWPAWNHLISECDPPIVFGEQVASKDADAWVDLVHTDMEALGYAFGAVPFPSAGIGAPHIRDRNYWVAHANMQRQQSARNRKRAANVGGASKYFGLDHSNGTGLERYAGDDSAARRPGSRRSIAQASVSGGLADMHGNRFIEGSKRRETLGYGQAVESDRGASRLADAIESQRGRRPNDDALQSIGAEIGRNKITGDTERNSQLSGMADANGRNASTEGVQRVSQHGWGQENGGALRGELSGIGSDNITRMERPGPTNGYWRDVDWLGCRDGKWRPVEPSTFPLAHGAASRVGRLRAYGNAINAEAAKTFIESAMTVLA; this is translated from the coding sequence ATGACCGCCTACTACAACGAAATTGACCCTTATGCAGCCAAATGGCTGCGCAACCTAATTGCAGCTGGTCACATTGCGCCCGGTGACGTAGATGAACGGAGTATTGAAGATGTTAGACCAGACGACCTACGCGGATACATCCAATGCCACTTTTTCGCTGGAATTGGAGTTTGGTCCCATGCTTTACGTCGCGCAGGATGGGCAGATTCGCGACCAGTCTGGACAGGTAGTTGTCCGTGCCAGCCTTTCAGCGCGGCAGGTAAAGGAATTGGATTTGCTGACGAGCGGCACCTTTGGCCTGCTTGGAACCACCTCATCAGCGAGTGCGATCCTCCAATCGTCTTTGGAGAGCAAGTTGCGAGTAAAGATGCAGACGCTTGGGTCGACCTTGTACACACTGACATGGAAGCCTTGGGTTACGCCTTCGGGGCGGTCCCGTTTCCGTCTGCGGGCATCGGTGCCCCGCACATCAGAGACAGGAACTATTGGGTGGCCCACGCCAACATGCAACGTCAACAATCAGCCAGAAACAGAAAGAGGGCTGCAAACGTTGGCGGGGCAAGCAAGTATTTCGGGCTGGATCACTCCAACGGTACGGGATTGGAAAGATACGCCGGGGATGACAGCGCAGCGAGACGGCCGGGATCGCGTCGATCAATTGCCCAGGCAAGCGTATCTGGCGGGCTGGCCGACATGCACGGTAACCGATTCATCGAGGGGAGTAAAAGACGCGAGACCCTGGGATACGGGCAAGCCGTTGAATCAGATCGTGGCGCTAGCCGGTTGGCCGACGCCATCGAAAGCCAACGGGGACGGCGGCCAAACGATGACGCATTGCAGTCCATCGGGGCGGAGATTGGACGGAACAAAATCACAGGTGACACTGAACGGAATAGTCAACTTAGCGGGATGGCCGACGCCAATGGCCGGAACGCCAGCACAGAAGGGGTACAACGCGTCAGCCAGCACGGATGGGGGCAGGAAAACGGCGGCGCTTTGCGGGGCGAACTTAGTGGGATCGGGAGTGACAACATCACCCGAATGGAGCGGCCCGGCCCGACGAACGGTTACTGGCGAGATGTTGACTGGCTTGGATGCCGGGATGGAAAGTGGCGGCCAGTTGAACCCAGCACATTCCCGCTGGCTCATGGGGCTGCCTCAAGAGTGGGACGACTGCGCGCCTACGGAAACGCTATCAATGCTGAAGCGGCAAAAACTTTTATTGAATCAGCCATGACGGTGCTTGCATGA
- a CDS encoding DUF1367 family protein has translation MTQAMIMRDRSVELSSAEREAATKALEKGVRGIDEKNHKSWCRFLRELFSLEDGEIAEIGTRMPRSGPYHRFHMAMEQAVFNGQERFNDFEQFRNWIKIGAGHVTWVPGAKGGIVPLPKSISYAKLEEGEMRDLHTAMLGFLHGQHAAPYLWKHLDAEEAGRMMASILDGFA, from the coding sequence ATGACCCAAGCCATGATCATGCGTGATCGCAGTGTCGAGTTATCGTCGGCCGAGCGCGAGGCCGCTACCAAAGCATTGGAAAAGGGTGTTCGCGGTATCGATGAAAAGAATCATAAAAGCTGGTGCCGGTTTTTGCGCGAACTGTTTTCGTTGGAAGACGGCGAAATTGCAGAGATCGGCACGCGCATGCCGCGCAGCGGACCGTATCACCGGTTTCACATGGCGATGGAGCAAGCCGTATTCAACGGTCAAGAGCGCTTCAATGATTTCGAGCAGTTCCGTAACTGGATAAAGATCGGCGCAGGTCATGTCACGTGGGTGCCGGGCGCGAAGGGCGGCATTGTTCCGCTGCCTAAATCAATCAGTTACGCAAAGTTGGAAGAAGGCGAAATGCGCGACCTCCATACCGCCATGCTTGGATTTCTCCACGGACAGCATGCGGCGCCATATCTCTGGAAGCATCTGGACGCCGAAGAAGCGGGCCGGATGATGGCAAGCATCTTGGATGGTTTCGCATGA